In one window of Gopherus evgoodei ecotype Sinaloan lineage chromosome 9, rGopEvg1_v1.p, whole genome shotgun sequence DNA:
- the MTMR8 gene encoding myotubularin-related protein 8 isoform X4 gives MYYQVENVKLLDRYTNRKPANGTLYLTATHLIYVDASAEVRKETWILHHHIASVEKLPLTTSGCPLLIRCKNFRVAHLVIGHERDCHEVYTSLLKLSQPVKPEELYAFSYNPKMPKDSREIGWKLIDLKVDYQRMGIPNDFWEITDANKDYEVCNTYPPEVVVPKAANKATVLGSAKFRSRGRIPVLSYLYKENNAAICRCSQPLSGFSARCLEDEQMLQAIRQANPGSPFMYVVDTRPKLNAMANRAAGKGYENEDNYDNIHFKFIGIENIHVMRSSLQKLLEVCETKSPSMSDFLTGLENSGWLRHIKAVMDAGVFLAKAVKEEKASVLVHCSDGWDRTAQVCSLASLLLDPFYRTFKGLMVLIEKEWIVMGHKFSHRCGHLDGDLKEVSPVFTQFTECVWQLMQQFPCAFEFNERFLLEIHDHVYSCQFGNFLGSCYREREALKIFEKTHSLWPFLLQKKQEFRNPLYKGFTVYKELKPNTLPFSFQFWCGMYNRFDKGMHPKQCVLDHLLNCMSQKMKLEDNATDLENKLPFLDNPLPNEVCSLSKIVNASVESSKTPMLNTPQDYESEPPALLTNGAIVEEVDIMPDQDQKNKENFANHHDLLDLNSTMEVIESDAKKEKPQHQ, from the exons ATGTATTATCAG GTAGAAAATGTCAAACTACTAGATCGTTATACCAATAGGAAACCAGCAAATGGGACATTATACCTGACAGCTACCCATCTGATCTATGTGGATGCTTCCGCTGAAGTCCGAAAAGAAACCTGG ATTCTACATCATCATATAGCTTCTGTGGAGAAGTTGCCTCTGACCACATCTGGATGTCCCTTACTTATTCGCTGCAAGAACTTCCGTGTGGCACACCTTGTCATTGGACATGAGCGGGATTGCCATGAAGTGTATACATCCTTGCTTAAACTTTCACAGCCAG TGAAACCTGAAGAACTTTATGCATTTTCTTATAACCCCAAAATGCCTAAAGATAGCCGTGAGATAGGATGGAAGCTGATTGATTTAAAAGTAGATTATCAGCGTATGGGAATTCCAAATGACTTCTGGGAAATAACGGATGCTAATAAAGACTATGAG GTCTGCAATACGTACCCTCCAGAAGTAGTGGTGCCAAAGGCTGCTAATAAAGCAACTGTGCTTGGAAGTGCAAAGTTCAGAAGCAGAGGGCGCATCCCAGTGCTTTCCTACCTTTATAAAGAAAACAAT GCTGCCATATGTCGCTGTAGCCAGCCTCTCTCTGGGTTCAGTGCTCGCTGTCTGGAGGATGAACAGATGCTGCAGGCAATTAGACAAGCCAACCCGGGGAGTCCCTTCATGTATGTTGTAGACACAAGGCCAAAG TTAAATGCCATGGCAAACAGAGCTGCTGGTAAGGGTTATGAGAATGAAGATAACTATGACAACATTCACTTTAAATTCATCGGCATAGAGAACATCCATGTGATGCGGAGCAGCTTGCAGAAACTCTTGGAAG tgtgtGAAACAAAATCTCCCTCAATGAGTGACTTCCTTACTGGCCTGGAGAACTCAGGCTGGTTACGGCACATTAAAGCTGTAATGGACGCTGGAGTCTTTCTTGCTAAG gcagtgaaagaagaaaaagccAGCGTCTTAGTCCACTGCTCAGATGGGTGGGATCGTACAGCTCAAGTCTGTtcactggctagcctcctcttaGACCCATTTTATAGAACATTTAAAGGACTCATG GTTCTGATAGAAAAGGAATGGATTGTGATGGGCCACAAGTTCTCACACAG GTGTGGCCATCTGGATGGCGACCTAAAGGAAGTGTCCCCTGTCTTCACTCAGTTCACTGAATGTGTCTGGCAGCTCATGCAGCAGTTTCCCTGTGCATTTGAATTCAATGAGCGGTTCCTTCTCGAAATCCATGACCACGTCTATTCCTGCCAGTTTGGCAACTTCCTTGGGTCTTGCTACAGGGAACGGGAGGCTCTGAA GATTTTTGAGAAGACCCATTCGCTGTGGCCTTTCCTATTACAAAAGAAGCAGGAGTTCAGGAATCCTCTGTATAAGGGATTCACAGTTTACAAGGAGCTTAAGCCAAACACTCTACCTTTCAGTTTCCA GTTCTGGTGTGGAATGTATAACCGCTTTGACAAAGGGATGCATCCAAAGCAGTGCGTGTTGGACCATCTCCTCAACTGCATGAGCCAGAAGATGAAGTTGGAGGATAATGCAACTGACCTGGAAAAC AAGCTGCCCTTCCTAGATAATCCCCTGCCAAATGAAGTTTGCTCCTTATCTAAAATTGTAAATGCCTCAGTTGAGTCTTCGAAAACCCCGATGCTGAACACTCCCCAGGATTATGAAAGTGAACCACCTGCTCTGTTGACCAATGGTGCCATCGTGGAGGAAGTGGACATCATGCCTGATCAGGACCAAAAGAACAAAGAGAACTTTGCTAATCATCATGACCTTCTTGACCTTAACAGCACCATGGAAGTTATAGAATCAGACGCTAAAAAAGAAAAGCCGCAGCACCAGTGA
- the MTMR8 gene encoding myotubularin-related protein 8 isoform X6: MSGIAMKCIHPCLNFHSQVLRMKPEELYAFSYNPKMPKDSREIGWKLIDLKVDYQRMGIPNDFWEITDANKDYEVCNTYPPEVVVPKAANKATVLGSAKFRSRGRIPVLSYLYKENNAAICRCSQPLSGFSARCLEDEQMLQAIRQANPGSPFMYVVDTRPKLNAMANRAAGKGYENEDNYDNIHFKFIGIENIHVMRSSLQKLLEVCETKSPSMSDFLTGLENSGWLRHIKAVMDAGVFLAKAVKEEKASVLVHCSDGWDRTAQVCSLASLLLDPFYRTFKGLMVLIEKEWIVMGHKFSHRCGHLDGDLKEVSPVFTQFTECVWQLMQQFPCAFEFNERFLLEIHDHVYSCQFGNFLGSCYREREALKIFEKTHSLWPFLLQKKQEFRNPLYKGFTVYKELKPNTLPFSFQFWCGMYNRFDKGMHPKQCVLDHLLNCMSQKMKLEDNATDLENKLPFLDNPLPNEVCSLSKIVNASVESSKTPMLNTPQDYESEPPALLTNGAIVEEVDIMPDQDQKNKENFANHHDLLDLNSTMEVIESDAKKEKPQHQ, from the exons ATGAGCGGGATTGCCATGAAGTGTATACATCCTTGCTTAAACTTTCACAGCCAGGTACTCAGGA TGAAACCTGAAGAACTTTATGCATTTTCTTATAACCCCAAAATGCCTAAAGATAGCCGTGAGATAGGATGGAAGCTGATTGATTTAAAAGTAGATTATCAGCGTATGGGAATTCCAAATGACTTCTGGGAAATAACGGATGCTAATAAAGACTATGAG GTCTGCAATACGTACCCTCCAGAAGTAGTGGTGCCAAAGGCTGCTAATAAAGCAACTGTGCTTGGAAGTGCAAAGTTCAGAAGCAGAGGGCGCATCCCAGTGCTTTCCTACCTTTATAAAGAAAACAAT GCTGCCATATGTCGCTGTAGCCAGCCTCTCTCTGGGTTCAGTGCTCGCTGTCTGGAGGATGAACAGATGCTGCAGGCAATTAGACAAGCCAACCCGGGGAGTCCCTTCATGTATGTTGTAGACACAAGGCCAAAG TTAAATGCCATGGCAAACAGAGCTGCTGGTAAGGGTTATGAGAATGAAGATAACTATGACAACATTCACTTTAAATTCATCGGCATAGAGAACATCCATGTGATGCGGAGCAGCTTGCAGAAACTCTTGGAAG tgtgtGAAACAAAATCTCCCTCAATGAGTGACTTCCTTACTGGCCTGGAGAACTCAGGCTGGTTACGGCACATTAAAGCTGTAATGGACGCTGGAGTCTTTCTTGCTAAG gcagtgaaagaagaaaaagccAGCGTCTTAGTCCACTGCTCAGATGGGTGGGATCGTACAGCTCAAGTCTGTtcactggctagcctcctcttaGACCCATTTTATAGAACATTTAAAGGACTCATG GTTCTGATAGAAAAGGAATGGATTGTGATGGGCCACAAGTTCTCACACAG GTGTGGCCATCTGGATGGCGACCTAAAGGAAGTGTCCCCTGTCTTCACTCAGTTCACTGAATGTGTCTGGCAGCTCATGCAGCAGTTTCCCTGTGCATTTGAATTCAATGAGCGGTTCCTTCTCGAAATCCATGACCACGTCTATTCCTGCCAGTTTGGCAACTTCCTTGGGTCTTGCTACAGGGAACGGGAGGCTCTGAA GATTTTTGAGAAGACCCATTCGCTGTGGCCTTTCCTATTACAAAAGAAGCAGGAGTTCAGGAATCCTCTGTATAAGGGATTCACAGTTTACAAGGAGCTTAAGCCAAACACTCTACCTTTCAGTTTCCA GTTCTGGTGTGGAATGTATAACCGCTTTGACAAAGGGATGCATCCAAAGCAGTGCGTGTTGGACCATCTCCTCAACTGCATGAGCCAGAAGATGAAGTTGGAGGATAATGCAACTGACCTGGAAAAC AAGCTGCCCTTCCTAGATAATCCCCTGCCAAATGAAGTTTGCTCCTTATCTAAAATTGTAAATGCCTCAGTTGAGTCTTCGAAAACCCCGATGCTGAACACTCCCCAGGATTATGAAAGTGAACCACCTGCTCTGTTGACCAATGGTGCCATCGTGGAGGAAGTGGACATCATGCCTGATCAGGACCAAAAGAACAAAGAGAACTTTGCTAATCATCATGACCTTCTTGACCTTAACAGCACCATGGAAGTTATAGAATCAGACGCTAAAAAAGAAAAGCCGCAGCACCAGTGA